ATAGCCAAACCACCAATAGCAGGCACCGAGAGTGCCAAGAATCATAGTTACAGAAAAGTCTGTGACAATTCGTCTAATAAATTCGTCAGTTTCAGCGGATTCAGACATACGGCGTTATTCAAAACCATTCCTTACCTTTTAAACATTCCAGTTACAGGACCGACAGCCATTTTGATGATACAGcaataatttaaacaacTTCAAATATTTGTCAAGAGAGGGGAGTTGGTATAAGAAATGTAAGC
Above is a genomic segment from Schizosaccharomyces pombe strain 972h- genome assembly, chromosome: III containing:
- the cox9 gene encoding cytochrome c oxidase subunit VIIa, which gives rise to MAVGPVTGMFKRRIVTDFSVTMILGTLGACYWWFGYHKPAARQREEFYVKLAAEKNAE